The sequence TCACCCAGCTCAGTAATGGCATCTTCTAACAGCTGTAAGCCACGGCCCAGTGTGCGGGCAAATTGCTCTTCTTCTAAACGCAGCACTTTTTCGATAATAGCGCGTTGAGTGTTGAGCTCCGGATAGGCTTCAGACATTTGCTCGCACAACGCGCCCACTAGCGTATAGAAGAACGACTGCTCGGCTCCTAACTTGCGGCCATGACGCACGGCGCGGCGAATAATACGGCGCAACACATAGCCGCGACCTTCATTGGACGGCATAACGCCATCGGCAATTAAGAAGGAGCAAGAGCGAATATGGTCGGCAATCACCTGTAGAGATTTACTCTCTATATCATTGGTGCCTACTGCCACGGCAGCCGCTTTAATCAGTGCCTGAAATAAGTCAATTTCGTAGTTAGAGTGCACGCCTTGCAAGATGGTCGCGATGCGCTCTAACCCCATGCCGGTGTCAACAGAGGGCTTAGGTAGCGGCTCCATGGTGCCGTCTGCATGACGGTTAAACTGCATGAACACCAGATTCCAGATTTCGATATAACGGTCGCCGTCTTCCTCTGGGCTGCCCGGTGGCCCCCCCAAATCTGCTCACCGTGATCGTAAAATATTTCACTGCAAGGTCCACAAGGGCCGGTATCGCCCATGGTCCAGAAGTTATCAGACTGGAACTCACCGCCTTTATCGCCGATACGTACGATGCGCTCTTCTGGCACGCCCATTTTTTTGGACCAAAGATCGAAGGCTTCATCATCGGTGGCATAAACGGTCACCCACAGCTTCTCTTTAGGCAGTTTCACCACTTCGGTTAAAAACTCCCAGGCAAAACGAATCGCGTCTTGCTTAAAGTAGTCACCAAAGCTGAAGTTACCCAGCATTTCAAAGAAGGTGTGGTGGCGGGCGGTGTAACCCACGTTTTCCAGATCGTTATGCTTGCCACCGGCACGCACACAGCGCTGCGAGCTGGCCGCCTTGTTATAGGCTCTTTGCTCTAACCCTAAAAACAGATCCTTAAATTGGTTCATACCCGCGTTGGTAAACAGCAAGGTAGGATCGTTATGGGGAACCAGTGAGCTGGAGCCCACAACTTGGTGGCCTTGTTGGCGAAAATACTCGAGAAACGCGGTGCGTAACTCAGATGTGGTCATCTGCATGGATAATCCTGTTCTATCACTCGGTTCATAGGCGTTAACCCAGCTAATTTAAAAGGTATCTGCGCTAATGTAAAACGCAGCCTGCCTTTTGCCGGCGTTTAAGGAAGTTAACGGCAGAATAACAGCTAACTCGTCCGTCGTAACCTCTGAGGGCTTTTAAGACATTAGACATTATTTTGCAACGGAACCCACAGAAGAACACGGAAAAGTAGTGATCAGATCTGAAAAAACATTCATTGATAAGAGATTTTATGGCTAGATCTTACCCATAATCGCTTTGGCCTTTATCGATCTTATCTCAGCTTAATTTTTCCGTGGATTCCGTGGCAACAATGGTTTGGCCTTTAACTGATAGCAGCCGAAGGCACCTACTCAGTCTGGCTCGGTTTCTAGCGCGTAGCGCACTTGTTCGGAATTAAAACCCCGACTTTGTAAGTAACGTACTCGTTTAGCCTTCTCTTTAATGTCATCAATGTCGCGGCCGCGAAAGCGCGACTGATAACAAGCTAATGCCAGCTCAAACCAATCGGTCTCATCTTCTTCCAGCGCCAGTTCGATAATATGTTCGTCCACCCCCTTACGCTTTAGCTCCATGCGAATGCGCATAGGGCCGTGCTTTTTAAACACATGTTGGCGCACTTGAATGCGGGCAAAGCGCTCATCACACAGCCATTGCTGCTCCACTAATTTATCGAGGGCAGTTTCAATGAGCTCGGGATCAAATTGGCGTAAACGCAGCTTTTGTGCGAGTTCGAGACGGCTGTGATCACGGCGCGACAACAGCCCTAAGGCGCTATGCCACAAGGCTTCTGGGGTCAGTTTTTTGGGGTCTTTAATCATAGTGAAATTGTAAGGGGTGAAGCGTAAAGAGTGAAGAGCACCCAAGCTAAACAAAGGGCGGTGTTGATGTTTATGCCGTCATCCTGACGAAAGTCAGGATCTCGCTTTAGATCTTAATGACTAAAGCCCAT comes from Oceanisphaera profunda and encodes:
- a CDS encoding regulatory protein RecX codes for the protein MIKDPKKLTPEALWHSALGLLSRRDHSRLELAQKLRLRQFDPELIETALDKLVEQQWLCDERFARIQVRQHVFKKHGPMRIRMELKRKGVDEHIIELALEEDETDWFELALACYQSRFRGRDIDDIKEKAKRVRYLQSRGFNSEQVRYALETEPD